A region of Moorena producens PAL-8-15-08-1 DNA encodes the following proteins:
- a CDS encoding filamentous hemagglutinin N-terminal domain-containing protein: MQNTTGLLNAQLREGNSRGKSCPYFGIKKPLLMVPVICCLFSQIPLIASAQIIPDNTLPNNSIVTPNGNRIEITGGTTAGGNLFHSFEQFSILTNNTAFFNNNLTINNIISRVTGGSISTIDGLIRANGSANLFLINPNGIVFGPNASLDIGGSFIGSSANSITFADGSEFSATNPQDPPLLTINIPTGLQYGSNPGAITVQGSGNNLSLEINSSFAVVRDNRPVGIQVKPGQTLALVGGNVALEGGNLSAAGGRIELGSVQGEGLVKLIPRDKGWSLSYGDVGQFQDIDLSQAASLEVSGNGGGEIQVQGRRVTVTEGSAILADTLNSGAGGTLTVRATEALEVIGTDANNRFLSRVSTDVAPEATGNGGNLTIDTERLLVKDGGRISSSTFGKGDAGILRVTASNLEVIGSSSFSPSGLFTLVQSSGTGNGGNLTIDTGTLHIADGAQISVSTFGEGNAGALRVQATEAELIGTVFGQFPSSLLANVELGAIGNGGNLIIDTDTLRLIDGAQLQANTFGQGDGGTLTVQATEVELIGGSGSILSGLLTEVRADGIGNGGNLTIETESLRLIDGGQITVTTFGKGDGGSLKVQATEIELIGTSSEGLPSGLFANVQPTGTGKGGNLTIDTTSLRVLDGAHIAAVTFSETDAGTLTVQAKDIELIGTSNNFSSALLTSVQEQARGNGGNLTIETETLRLLDGAQLQSNTFGEGNGGTLKVQAQKIELIGRSDLGASGLLANAIAGTGDGGKLEVFTDQLSIRDGATISVSNFQSNDLLEPGQGTAGDIEIVANSIELFNSGSQNANGGGITASNFSAGGGNITISANQITSNRGQITATSEQSGGGDIDITSDLLFLSNQSGITTSVRDSNGGGGDIKINSDFVVIVENSNITANAIFGPGGNIEITTQGLFLSPDSQITASSEFGVDGQINISNPDPTQNLGLVPLPATIIDTGLLIATGCSTDDEQNSFALLGRGGLPTDPTDPLKGETIWIDWRDFSATRRQLHRAARNRGKKPNQQAQTTAKKPPIIEAQGWIINQDGIVELVPYPTGPELKPVLNTAINCHNLR, translated from the coding sequence ATGCAAAATACCACCGGTCTTCTCAATGCACAGCTAAGGGAAGGTAACAGTAGGGGCAAGTCTTGCCCCTATTTTGGCATCAAAAAACCATTGCTAATGGTGCCTGTTATCTGTTGCTTGTTTAGTCAGATTCCTTTAATTGCCTCAGCTCAAATTATCCCAGACAACACCCTACCCAACAATTCCATTGTCACCCCCAATGGCAACAGGATTGAGATTACCGGTGGCACCACCGCAGGGGGCAACCTATTCCATAGTTTTGAGCAGTTTTCTATCCTCACCAATAATACTGCCTTTTTCAACAATAATCTAACCATTAATAATATTATTAGCCGGGTCACCGGTGGGTCGATCTCTACTATTGATGGCTTAATTCGCGCTAACGGTTCAGCTAATCTGTTTTTGATCAATCCCAATGGGATCGTATTTGGTCCGAACGCTTCCCTAGATATTGGTGGGTCTTTTATTGGCTCTAGCGCCAACAGCATCACGTTTGCCGACGGCAGCGAGTTTAGTGCCACAAATCCCCAAGACCCACCCCTACTGACGATCAATATTCCCACGGGTTTACAGTATGGTTCCAATCCCGGAGCAATTACTGTCCAAGGTTCGGGGAATAATCTTAGTCTTGAAATCAACAGCAGTTTTGCGGTGGTCAGAGATAATCGACCGGTGGGAATTCAGGTAAAGCCAGGTCAAACCCTAGCCTTAGTGGGGGGTAATGTTGCCTTAGAGGGAGGAAATCTCAGCGCAGCAGGAGGACGAATTGAACTCGGGAGTGTCCAGGGAGAGGGTCTGGTGAAGCTAATCCCAAGGGATAAGGGCTGGAGCTTGAGCTATGGAGATGTGGGGCAATTCCAGGATATTGATTTGTCCCAAGCCGCTTCCCTAGAAGTCAGTGGCAATGGCGGGGGCGAAATCCAGGTGCAGGGTCGGCGTGTCACGGTTACTGAGGGTTCAGCAATCTTAGCAGATACCCTTAATAGTGGTGCTGGGGGAACCCTCACTGTCAGGGCGACCGAGGCGTTAGAAGTAATTGGTACTGATGCGAATAATCGTTTTTTAAGCCGCGTGTCTACTGATGTGGCACCAGAAGCCACGGGCAATGGAGGCAATTTGACCATTGATACCGAGCGCTTGCTGGTAAAAGATGGGGGTCGCATATCCAGTAGTACCTTTGGCAAAGGGGATGCTGGAATCTTAAGGGTTACTGCTTCTAATCTGGAAGTGATCGGCAGCTCAAGCTTTAGTCCAAGTGGCTTGTTTACCCTAGTGCAATCCTCAGGCACAGGCAATGGAGGCAACTTGACTATTGATACCGGCACCTTGCACATAGCTGATGGAGCTCAAATATCTGTGAGTACCTTTGGGGAAGGGAATGCAGGTGCTTTGAGAGTTCAGGCGACAGAGGCAGAATTGATCGGTACTGTCTTTGGACAGTTTCCCAGTAGCTTGTTGGCAAATGTAGAACTAGGAGCTATCGGCAATGGGGGCAATTTAATCATTGACACCGACACGTTGCGACTGATAGATGGCGCTCAACTGCAAGCCAATACCTTTGGCCAAGGGGATGGGGGAACCTTGACCGTGCAGGCTACTGAGGTGGAACTCATTGGTGGCTCAGGTAGTATTCTCAGTGGCTTATTGACGGAAGTCAGAGCAGACGGAATTGGGAATGGGGGCAACTTGACCATTGAAACTGAGAGCTTGCGGCTGATTGATGGAGGCCAAATTACAGTGACTACCTTCGGAAAAGGGGATGGAGGAAGCTTGAAGGTGCAAGCCACTGAGATTGAACTAATTGGTACCTCATCAGAGGGATTACCTAGTGGCTTATTTGCGAATGTGCAACCAACAGGTACGGGCAAAGGTGGTAACTTGACCATTGACACCACGAGCTTGCGCGTCCTGGATGGGGCTCATATCGCTGCTGTTACCTTTAGCGAAACAGATGCGGGCACCTTGACAGTTCAGGCCAAAGATATAGAACTAATTGGCACAAGCAATAATTTTTCTAGCGCTTTGTTAACTAGTGTACAAGAACAGGCGAGGGGCAATGGGGGTAACCTAACCATTGAAACTGAGACCTTACGGCTGCTAGATGGGGCTCAGTTGCAATCCAATACTTTCGGCGAAGGCAATGGGGGAACCTTGAAAGTTCAGGCACAGAAGATAGAACTGATTGGGAGATCAGACCTAGGTGCCAGCGGATTATTGGCGAATGCGATCGCAGGTACTGGTGATGGCGGTAAATTAGAAGTTTTCACTGATCAGTTAAGTATCCGAGATGGAGCAACTATCAGTGTCAGTAACTTCCAAAGCAATGACCTCCTAGAACCAGGGCAAGGCACAGCTGGGGATATTGAGATTGTGGCAAACTCCATTGAGCTTTTCAACAGTGGATCACAAAATGCCAATGGTGGTGGTATTACCGCATCCAATTTCTCGGCAGGAGGAGGCAATATTACTATTTCCGCTAATCAAATCACCAGTAATCGAGGGCAAATCACTGCCACTTCTGAGCAAAGCGGCGGCGGTGATATTGACATTACCAGTGACTTACTATTCCTTTCAAACCAGAGCGGGATTACTACCAGCGTTAGGGACAGTAATGGTGGTGGGGGTGATATTAAGATTAATAGTGATTTTGTAGTGATTGTCGAAAACAGTAACATCACCGCCAACGCCATATTTGGTCCTGGAGGTAATATTGAGATTACTACTCAAGGTCTGTTTCTGTCTCCAGATAGCCAGATTACTGCTAGTTCTGAATTTGGTGTCGATGGTCAAATCAACATTAGCAACCCAGACCCAACTCAAAACCTAGGATTAGTCCCATTACCAGCAACTATCATCGATACTGGTCTACTGATTGCCACAGGCTGTAGCACCGATGATGAGCAGAATTCATTTGCTCTGCTTGGACGAGGGGGCTTACCCACTGACCCCACTGACCCCCTCAAAGGTGAAACCATTTGGATCGATTGGCGAGATTTCTCGGCCACCAGGCGTCAATTGCATCGGGCTGCTCGCAATCGCGGCAAAAAACCGAATCAGCAAGCCCAAACGACAGCCAAAAAGCCACCAATTATAGAAGCTCAAGGATGGATCATCAATCAGGATGGAATTGTGGAGTTAGTGCCTTATCCCACTGGTCCTGAGCTCAAACCAGTATTGAATACTGCTATTAATTGTCATAATCTCAGGTAA